Proteins encoded together in one Otariodibacter oris window:
- a CDS encoding contact-dependent growth inhibition system immunity protein: MATYGYKNKTSLYKDTIFLIIKVNNDMLYIEPCHNYSLGSFTSVKDENKKAIKFEYPLTISDEALGKATMEAFEYCTSIYIVGHGVTKMSKKKELSLAKNYMYYIGSEAGRSYSESVAHVLSGAKYILDKDHKNGNDDVSIRCFVNAITTATGNIFGCVCVLSSRYEAKASYELLKNSDIQAFKQDLYVAAKLKILADKETRMSLGLFLGLMSDSPVLLNYIKSYHCYVEYMNNVNSGKYKKTDPAEFFFKSYLLAVNGRWNELKYRIDFFFNENKASKVIKYYLPCNEFLLGLYEKDVDKMYSALTKLLDLKIAKRKNYGVNVFFDFYLNIEVLILAKIAALHGFNVNIDHPTAPKELIEYNPLREYIDPYDFMKEYNFEHPHQEWIDLCNSRMEKVKSDKENNRLKNRIFSWFKK; encoded by the coding sequence ATGGCAACTTATGGCTATAAAAATAAAACGAGCCTTTATAAGGATACCATTTTTCTGATAATAAAAGTTAATAATGATATGTTATACATAGAACCCTGCCATAATTATAGTTTGGGATCATTTACTTCTGTAAAAGATGAAAATAAGAAAGCAATAAAATTTGAATACCCATTAACCATTTCAGATGAAGCATTAGGTAAAGCAACAATGGAGGCTTTTGAATATTGTACAAGCATCTATATTGTAGGACATGGAGTTACCAAGATGTCAAAAAAGAAAGAACTGAGTCTAGCTAAAAACTATATGTATTATATTGGTAGTGAAGCAGGTCGGAGCTATTCTGAAAGCGTAGCTCATGTGCTGAGTGGGGCAAAATATATTTTAGATAAAGACCATAAAAATGGTAATGATGATGTCAGTATACGATGTTTTGTAAATGCTATTACAACGGCAACAGGGAATATATTCGGTTGTGTTTGTGTTCTTTCTTCTCGTTATGAAGCTAAAGCTTCTTATGAATTATTGAAAAATAGTGATATTCAAGCATTTAAACAAGATCTTTATGTGGCTGCTAAATTAAAAATATTAGCAGATAAAGAAACACGTATGTCATTAGGATTATTTTTAGGTCTGATGTCAGATAGTCCAGTTTTATTAAATTATATAAAATCTTATCATTGTTACGTTGAATATATGAATAATGTTAATAGTGGTAAATATAAGAAAACAGATCCTGCTGAGTTTTTCTTTAAAAGTTATTTATTAGCAGTAAATGGAAGATGGAATGAGCTAAAATATCGTATTGATTTCTTCTTTAATGAAAATAAAGCATCAAAGGTAATTAAGTATTATCTACCTTGTAATGAATTTTTGTTAGGTCTTTATGAAAAAGATGTTGATAAAATGTATTCTGCATTGACTAAATTATTAGATTTAAAAATAGCTAAGAGAAAGAATTATGGTGTCAATGTTTTTTTTGATTTTTATCTTAATATAGAAGTGCTAATACTAGCCAAAATAGCAGCACTTCATGGATTTAATGTAAATATTGATCATCCAACTGCACCAAAAGAATTAATTGAATATAATCCTTTAAGAGAATATATAGATCCTTATGATTTTATGAAAGAATATAATTTTGAGCATCCGCATCAAGAATGGATTGATTTATGTAATTCTCGTATGGAAAAAGTGAAGTCCGATAAAGAAAATAATAGATTAAAAAATAGGATTTTTTCGTGGTTTAAAAAATAA
- a CDS encoding BCCT family transporter, with protein MFPFKIDSTFNKKVVYSSLILCSIIIGFVIFKPEWTLTHLYSIKQTIFKEFSWFYVLTSAFFIFFLGFLSLSRYGDIKLGADEEEPEFSQGAWFSLLFTAGMGIGIIFLGIAEPLSHVASPLSEQYVEREALFQSIFHWSINAWAIYGVIALAIAYFGFRYKLPLSLRSCFYPIFKQKIDGVLGDIIDILGLCTTLFGLVTTLAYSAVRLTNAFADYRISIQVILGGIFIVAILLSMKTLANGLRIISQINLTLSIILLIFVLIAGPTAYLMSAFTENIGYYLSGFINTGFRTYIYEPEKTKWFTDWTILYWAWWFSWAPSFGIFIARISRGRSIREFIFGILIVPSIFFIIWFSVFGNSAIWINDYLADGKLNELISQSGRLLFAFLDYLPFSSISYYITVAIILLFFITTIDFGIYILNNISSRDKSIVSPNWQAVMWGGLLAGITFILFRSGGLDALHSTMLIFSLPFVFLMLGMAYSLVKGLQFDYYYYNMELNNQGWDKKEWRDQLTELLTTHDKKEMLFYLKHTVLTAMRELRQELIGIYDLNVHLETEFEQSLPKVLFSIETPNKHPFSYTLEAQLEIIENAELDNELEKTYPLQVTINDNELSYEIQHIGKKELIVDILQQYEQHLQN; from the coding sequence ATGTTTCCATTTAAAATTGATTCTACATTTAACAAAAAAGTTGTTTACAGTAGCTTGATTCTTTGTAGCATAATCATCGGGTTTGTTATCTTTAAGCCAGAATGGACACTCACACACCTTTATTCCATCAAACAAACTATATTTAAAGAATTCAGCTGGTTTTACGTTCTTACCAGTGCTTTCTTTATCTTCTTTCTTGGTTTTTTATCATTAAGCCGATATGGCGATATAAAACTAGGCGCAGATGAAGAAGAACCTGAATTTAGCCAAGGAGCTTGGTTTTCCTTACTTTTTACAGCAGGAATGGGAATTGGAATTATCTTTCTTGGCATAGCTGAACCACTTTCTCATGTTGCTTCCCCCCTCTCAGAACAATACGTTGAGCGAGAAGCGTTATTTCAAAGTATTTTTCACTGGAGTATTAATGCTTGGGCGATATATGGTGTTATTGCGCTTGCTATCGCTTATTTCGGTTTCAGATATAAATTACCCTTATCACTACGCTCTTGCTTTTACCCAATATTCAAACAAAAAATTGATGGTGTACTTGGTGATATTATTGATATTTTAGGCTTGTGTACTACTCTATTTGGCCTAGTCACGACTCTTGCTTATAGTGCTGTCCGATTAACTAATGCCTTTGCAGATTATAGGATTTCTATTCAAGTAATTCTAGGTGGAATCTTTATCGTCGCCATATTACTATCTATGAAAACATTGGCCAATGGGCTAAGAATCATTAGCCAAATAAACCTAACCTTATCTATCATTTTACTTATTTTTGTATTAATTGCCGGCCCAACCGCCTATTTAATGTCAGCCTTTACTGAAAATATTGGATACTATCTAAGTGGTTTCATTAATACAGGCTTTCGCACTTATATTTATGAGCCTGAAAAAACAAAGTGGTTTACAGATTGGACAATTTTGTATTGGGCATGGTGGTTCTCTTGGGCTCCTTCTTTTGGGATTTTTATTGCCCGTATTTCTAGAGGACGAAGCATTCGAGAATTTATTTTTGGTATTCTCATTGTACCCAGTATATTCTTTATTATTTGGTTTTCTGTATTTGGCAATAGTGCTATTTGGATCAATGACTATTTAGCTGATGGTAAACTAAATGAACTAATTAGTCAGTCAGGAAGATTACTTTTTGCCTTTTTAGATTATTTACCTTTTTCATCTATTTCTTACTATATAACTGTAGCAATTATCCTACTGTTTTTTATTACAACCATTGATTTTGGTATCTATATTTTAAATAACATCTCATCGCGAGATAAAAGTATTGTTTCACCTAATTGGCAAGCAGTCATGTGGGGAGGATTATTAGCAGGTATTACTTTTATTCTTTTTCGTTCAGGTGGATTAGATGCACTCCATTCAACCATGCTTATTTTCTCTTTGCCTTTTGTCTTTCTCATGTTAGGAATGGCATATAGTTTGGTTAAGGGACTACAATTTGACTATTACTACTATAATATGGAGTTGAATAATCAAGGTTGGGATAAGAAAGAGTGGCGTGATCAACTGACCGAATTGCTTACAACCCACGATAAGAAAGAAATGCTTTTCTATTTAAAACATACTGTTTTAACCGCCATGCGTGAATTACGTCAGGAGTTAATTGGTATTTATGATCTCAATGTTCATTTAGAAACTGAATTTGAACAATCGCTACCTAAAGTTTTATTTAGCATAGAAACGCCAAATAAACATCCTTTCAGCTATACACTAGAAGCACAATTAGAAATTATCGAAAATGCAGAATTGGATAATGAACTAGAAAAAACATATCCTCTACAAGTTACCATTAACGACAATGAACTAAGCTACGAAATTCAGCATATTGGGAAGAAAGAACTGATTGTCGATATTCTGCAACAATATGAGCAACATTTACAAAACTAG
- a CDS encoding immunity 49 family protein: MSKIKELSMAKNYMYYIGSACQRTYQESVEHVKESSAYLDEKGFSDFYELDPKKNIFIPKKSSESTLQKDLRFIKTGFGNPLFCMKWIGTYYEARASLRLLLEGNVPAFKQDAYVGAKLDILGSEDSLGWIHGINTSSFFVPIMSDNPQLIQFLINHRNDFEDKYKRTDTHSFFLKNTLLALAGDWQELKERAEVFLNEPKKVKEDNKRIPDHEFYVALCDKNIEGMEAALKKLLEPRAAKWAVYDNNLWFDFYLQMQVLMYAKIAAIHGFDLDIDSPIAPKELIEYKPLEHYEDPYDFMKEFDYDKPLEDWINAWKEKMAESKPKEELKKKKAFCPWFSKVKNIVEAIRVIYFTKN; the protein is encoded by the coding sequence ATGTCAAAAATTAAAGAACTTAGTATGGCAAAAAACTATATGTATTATATTGGTAGTGCTTGCCAGAGAACCTACCAAGAAAGTGTAGAGCATGTAAAAGAAAGTTCTGCCTATCTTGACGAAAAGGGGTTCTCAGATTTTTATGAATTAGATCCTAAAAAAAATATATTTATCCCTAAAAAGTCATCTGAAAGTACTTTACAGAAAGACTTGAGATTCATTAAAACAGGTTTTGGCAATCCGTTATTTTGTATGAAGTGGATTGGAACATATTATGAAGCTCGAGCATCATTACGATTACTTTTAGAGGGAAATGTACCCGCTTTTAAACAAGATGCTTATGTTGGGGCAAAATTAGATATATTAGGCAGTGAAGATTCTCTAGGATGGATTCATGGTATAAATACTTCTAGCTTTTTTGTTCCCATTATGTCGGATAATCCACAATTAATTCAATTTTTAATTAATCATCGTAATGATTTTGAAGATAAATATAAAAGAACAGATACTCATTCTTTTTTTCTAAAAAATACTCTTTTGGCTTTAGCTGGAGATTGGCAAGAATTAAAAGAGCGAGCTGAAGTTTTTTTAAATGAACCTAAAAAGGTAAAAGAAGATAACAAGCGGATACCCGACCACGAGTTTTACGTTGCCTTGTGTGATAAAAATATTGAAGGTATGGAAGCTGCCTTGAAAAAATTATTAGAACCAAGAGCAGCTAAATGGGCAGTTTATGATAATAACCTTTGGTTTGATTTTTACCTACAAATGCAAGTTTTAATGTATGCCAAAATTGCAGCCATTCATGGTTTTGATTTGGATATAGATAGCCCGATAGCACCTAAAGAATTAATTGAATATAAGCCATTAGAGCATTACGAAGACCCCTACGATTTTATGAAAGAATTTGATTATGATAAACCTTTAGAGGATTGGATAAATGCTTGGAAGGAAAAAATGGCAGAGTCAAAACCAAAAGAGGAACTAAAAAAGAAAAAGGCATTTTGCCCTTGGTTTAGTAAGGTAAAAAACATTGTTGAAGCAATAAGAGTAATTTATTTTACAAAAAATTAG
- a CDS encoding NCS2 family permease, with amino-acid sequence MSFQSLFQLKERGSNVRQEIIAGLTTFLAMVYSVIVVPNMLSAAGFPADSVFIATCLVAGLGSILIGLWANAPMAIGCAISLTAFTAFSLVLGQGISVPVALGAIFLMGVVFTLVSVTGIRGWILRNLPSSIAHGAGIGIGLFLLLIAANGVGLVVGNDAGLPVKMGEFTSFPVIMALIGLAAIIGLERLQVKGSILWVIIAITIIGLAIDPNVKFEGSVFKLPSFGENSQLFNLDIMGALNTAILPVVFALVMTAIFDATGTIRAVAGQANLLDEQGQIINGGKALTSDSMSSILAGLFGTAPAAVYIESAAGTAVGGKTGLTAVVVGILFLLMLFFQPLAFLVPGYATAPALMYVGLLMLSNVSKLDFDDFVGAMSGLICAVFIVLTANIVTGIMLGFASLVLGRIISGEVKKLNIGTVIIAVVLVAFYALGYAI; translated from the coding sequence ATGTCTTTTCAATCTCTGTTTCAATTAAAAGAACGAGGCTCTAACGTTAGACAAGAAATCATTGCAGGTTTAACTACCTTTCTTGCTATGGTTTACTCCGTCATCGTTGTTCCAAATATGTTAAGTGCAGCTGGTTTCCCTGCTGATTCTGTTTTTATTGCCACCTGTTTAGTTGCAGGTCTAGGATCAATCTTAATTGGTTTATGGGCAAATGCACCAATGGCAATCGGTTGTGCCATTTCACTTACTGCATTTACTGCCTTCAGCTTAGTGCTTGGGCAAGGAATTAGTGTACCCGTTGCATTGGGTGCAATTTTCTTAATGGGCGTGGTATTCACTCTAGTTTCTGTAACAGGAATCCGTGGTTGGATTTTACGTAATCTACCATCAAGTATTGCTCATGGAGCAGGTATTGGTATCGGATTATTCTTACTTTTAATTGCAGCAAATGGCGTGGGTTTAGTGGTAGGTAATGATGCAGGCTTACCAGTAAAAATGGGCGAGTTTACCTCATTCCCTGTTATTATGGCGTTAATTGGACTCGCTGCTATTATTGGTTTAGAACGCTTACAAGTGAAAGGCTCAATTCTATGGGTCATTATTGCTATCACAATCATTGGATTAGCCATTGATCCCAATGTTAAATTTGAAGGTAGTGTCTTCAAGCTACCTAGCTTTGGCGAAAACTCTCAACTATTTAATTTAGATATTATGGGCGCATTAAATACTGCTATTCTTCCAGTCGTATTTGCCCTCGTGATGACTGCAATTTTTGATGCCACAGGGACAATCAGAGCCGTAGCAGGTCAAGCAAATCTACTTGATGAACAAGGTCAAATTATCAATGGTGGTAAAGCACTTACCTCTGACTCAATGAGTAGTATTCTTGCAGGTTTATTTGGTACTGCACCAGCTGCTGTTTATATTGAATCTGCGGCAGGTACAGCAGTGGGTGGAAAGACAGGTCTAACAGCGGTCGTTGTGGGTATTCTTTTCCTACTTATGCTTTTCTTCCAACCTCTTGCATTTTTAGTGCCGGGATATGCCACTGCACCAGCACTCATGTACGTTGGGCTGTTAATGTTGAGCAATGTCTCTAAATTAGACTTTGATGACTTTGTTGGCGCAATGTCTGGTTTAATTTGTGCGGTATTTATTGTACTTACTGCTAATATCGTTACAGGTATCATGCTTGGCTTTGCAAGTTTAGTACTTGGCCGTATTATTTCAGGCGAAGTGAAAAAACTTAACATCGGTACAGTAATTATTGCTGTTGTTCTTGTTGCATTCTATGCACTAGGCTATGCAATTTAA